TAAGTTAGGTTTAAATCTTTTGCTGTTCTTTGTTTGTTTTCTGATCTTATAATTTTACTACAATCAGAACAAAGAATAACAATATTTTCAAGATTAAATCCACCTCCATCTTTCATCTGTTTTGCTAAAAGAGCTTGAGAGTCAATAAGTTTTGTTTTTGTTCCACATCTATTACATTTACCAGCTTCTCTATTCCAAGCTGCTTCTTTTCTTTGTGCCCAATCTGTAGGTCTTTTATTGTCTTTTATTAATCTTGAGTTTGCTTCATATCCACCCCAAAGAAGCTCTTTTGCTATAGAGTTTTGAGTCGTTAGTTCATATTCCTGTGCTATAAATTGATTTACAAAGTCTTCTACAATCAAAGTCTCTTTTATTCTAATGTCTTTTTCATTCTCATATTTTAAGTAACAGTTAAAATCAAAAGAGATTTTAGGAAAATTTGAAACTAAATAGATTTCACAATCTTTTAAAAAAGCTTTTATGCTTCCTGTTTTATAAAATCTTTTATAAATCTCTTTTCTATAAATATAAAGAGGAATTAATGAAGCAATAACTAAAAAGCCAATAAATACAAATCTTAAATCTAATACCATTTATATTATCTCTGGATCTATTTCATGCTTTTTTAAAGAGTCTCTTATTTTATCGTGCTCACCTTGTGCTAAATTAAATAGTTCACTTTTATGTAAAATAGGAATAATAACTTCTCTACCTACTACTTTTGAAAGTGATTCTCTATTTGAATCAAAAAGTTTAAAAACCTCTTCACTATCAACAATTAATAAATCAGCTCCTCCATCAAAGGCTTCAAGCATAATTGAAGCTGCAATTCTTATTGTAAGGTTTGGATTAATATGAAAAGTCTCTAAATTTAAATCAACATCTTTGTTTTCAAGAGTTATTTTTTTTGCACATAACTTATTTAACAAATTATTTGTCTCTTCATCAATTTTATTTCCATAATAGTATGCTAAATTAAAGTCATGAAAATCATGTTTTATAGGAAGAGTTTTATCATAATCAAAGAATTTAACATTTGAATTTTTATCTAAACAAAAATTTTGCTCTTTTATTTCTTTTATTAAAGATAGACTCTCTTTTATTTGTCTAATTCTCTTTTCAATACTTTTATCAAAATTATAGATTCTATTTTCTAAACTTGTATGAGATTCTATACTATTCTCTTCATTGGAAATAATTTCTAAAATAGCCCCTTTGTTTTTAGGTTCTTTTTCAATTAGCTTATGTGCAAGAAGTAAAAGAGCATCTCCTATATAGTTATATTGAAAATTTAAGGTATTAGAAGCATAGAAATAGATTTTATTTGATAAATACTCTTTTTTATCCTCTTCCTTAGTAAAATCTTTTAAAAGTTCAAGTCTACTTTTAAAATCCTCTTCATCAATAAGTAAATCTTTATAAGCTCTTCTAATTGATAAAGGTTCAATTGTTAAATCTTTTCCAAAATGATTTATAAGTTCTTCTATTGTAATTGATAGTTTTGTATAAA
This sequence is a window from Halarcobacter bivalviorum. Protein-coding genes within it:
- a CDS encoding HNH endonuclease, yielding MVLDLRFVFIGFLVIASLIPLYIYRKEIYKRFYKTGSIKAFLKDCEIYLVSNFPKISFDFNCYLKYENEKDIRIKETLIVEDFVNQFIAQEYELTTQNSIAKELLWGGYEANSRLIKDNKRPTDWAQRKEAAWNREAGKCNRCGTKTKLIDSQALLAKQMKDGGGFNLENIVILCSDCSKIIRSENKQRTAKDLNLTYNLMKKVEA
- a CDS encoding DUF5644 domain-containing protein; translated protein: MKLELSIFRFDAKSDYLPYYKKHFIKIKEQKTLLDIFKQINIDEPFGFEASNDFSLVINGLYTKLSITIEELINHFGKDLTIEPLSIRRAYKDLLIDEEDFKSRLELLKDFTKEEDKKEYLSNKIYFYASNTLNFQYNYIGDALLLLAHKLIEKEPKNKGAILEIISNEENSIESHTSLENRIYNFDKSIEKRIRQIKESLSLIKEIKEQNFCLDKNSNVKFFDYDKTLPIKHDFHDFNLAYYYGNKIDEETNNLLNKLCAKKITLENKDVDLNLETFHINPNLTIRIAASIMLEAFDGGADLLIVDSEEVFKLFDSNRESLSKVVGREVIIPILHKSELFNLAQGEHDKIRDSLKKHEIDPEII